In a single window of the Caulobacter soli genome:
- a CDS encoding glycosyl hydrolase family 28-related protein codes for MKVVLLAAVILAAAPASSAIAATQSVLLTAPDDPRAISVKGVGDGRADDTQAVQSAIDAARDKTGHGVVFLPSGRYRLSRSILVPPGVRIFGVGATRPVFVLGPNTPGFQKGVGTMIVFTGGDQYAVGRIPVPVPTVVGAKDEVRDANSGTFYSALSNVDVEIGAGNPAAAAVRFRMAQHAFLSHMDFRLGSAFAGVYQAGNIMEDVHFHGGRYGIVTEKTSPAWQFTLIDSTFDGQRDAAIREHEVDLTLVNVAMRNVPVGIDIDSGYSDSLWGKNVRFENVSKAAVVISNEDTVFTQVGFDNAVASNTPVFARFRDSGKTVAGKGRAYRVASFTYGLTLPGLGQMGEYKTNVDLASLPSLPATSTPALRSLPPVAEWTNVKTLGVKGDGQTDDTAALQSAINTHRVLYLPIGFYRVTDTLKLRPDTVLIGLHPAVTQLVIPDDNPRHAGVGAVTPILETPKGGDNILSGIGLFTGRVNPRASALLWRSGETSQVTDVKIMGGGGTPTMDGKPLGALQARSGDPVADGRWDGQYPSIWVTDGGGGTFANVWSPNTFASAGFYISDTSTPGHIYEVSVEHHVRNEFVLDNVQNWEFLAPQTEQEVGDGPDAVSLEVRNSRNILFANYHGYRVTRSYHPAETAVKLFNSSDIRFRNVHINAESGVALCDAIGCGTYLRASKYPFENAIQDKTRKLDVREREFAVLDVTNTAPAASSASDAKVRKLETGFWSISGATVDADGALYFVEKRFQRIYRWTQAKGLEVVRDNALDPTNLAVDRSGKLLVVSSFGPQASVYSIDPNGPKDQMTPIAPTASAPRAGTQTLLPVNWWNNGEFRDQYDPASDQFTTLAQMFARDVGQPKPQEYVSPDGSMSLPAFRVWQQGPPDHVGWRWADSLQANGLIGGKIGERVFVTNGSENKTYSGKIGSGGTLTDLKVFANRGGESVAVDAQGQVFVANGQIFKYAADGRPTGRIDLPERPLQLIFGGPGRRTLFVLTHHTLYAVTP; via the coding sequence ATGAAAGTGGTTTTACTGGCGGCGGTGATCCTGGCGGCCGCGCCCGCGTCTTCGGCGATCGCCGCGACCCAATCGGTTCTTCTCACCGCGCCCGACGATCCGCGCGCGATCAGCGTGAAGGGCGTCGGCGACGGTCGCGCCGATGATACTCAAGCCGTCCAGAGCGCCATCGACGCGGCGCGCGACAAGACCGGTCATGGCGTGGTGTTCCTGCCGTCCGGCCGCTATCGCCTGAGCCGCAGCATCCTGGTGCCGCCCGGCGTGCGCATCTTCGGCGTCGGCGCGACGCGGCCCGTCTTCGTGCTCGGCCCCAACACCCCGGGCTTCCAGAAGGGCGTGGGCACGATGATCGTGTTCACGGGCGGCGACCAGTACGCCGTCGGCCGCATTCCCGTGCCGGTTCCCACCGTGGTCGGCGCCAAGGACGAGGTGCGCGACGCCAATTCCGGGACCTTCTATTCGGCGCTGAGCAATGTCGATGTCGAGATCGGCGCGGGCAACCCGGCCGCGGCGGCCGTCCGGTTCCGCATGGCCCAGCACGCCTTTCTCAGCCACATGGATTTCCGCCTGGGTTCGGCCTTCGCCGGCGTCTACCAGGCCGGCAACATCATGGAGGACGTCCACTTCCACGGCGGCCGCTACGGGATCGTCACCGAGAAGACCTCGCCGGCCTGGCAGTTCACCCTCATCGACTCCACCTTCGACGGCCAGCGCGACGCGGCGATCCGTGAGCACGAGGTCGACCTGACGTTGGTCAACGTGGCGATGCGCAACGTACCCGTCGGCATCGACATCGACAGCGGCTACAGCGACTCCCTTTGGGGCAAGAACGTGCGCTTCGAGAACGTCTCGAAGGCCGCCGTCGTCATCTCCAACGAAGACACCGTCTTCACCCAGGTGGGCTTCGACAACGCCGTGGCGTCCAACACCCCGGTGTTCGCGCGCTTTCGCGACAGCGGCAAGACCGTGGCCGGGAAGGGCCGGGCCTATCGGGTGGCTTCGTTCACCTACGGTCTGACTTTGCCGGGCCTGGGCCAGATGGGCGAGTACAAGACGAACGTGGACCTGGCCTCGCTGCCGTCACTGCCGGCGACTTCGACGCCGGCTCTTCGTTCACTGCCGCCGGTGGCCGAATGGACCAACGTCAAGACCTTGGGTGTGAAAGGCGACGGCCAGACCGACGACACCGCCGCCTTGCAGAGCGCGATCAACACCCATCGCGTGCTCTATCTGCCGATCGGCTTCTACAGGGTCACCGACACCCTGAAGCTGCGTCCCGACACCGTGCTGATCGGCCTGCATCCTGCCGTGACCCAACTGGTCATTCCCGATGACAACCCCCGCCATGCCGGTGTCGGCGCCGTGACGCCCATCCTGGAAACACCGAAAGGCGGCGACAACATCCTGTCGGGGATCGGGCTGTTCACCGGACGCGTCAATCCACGGGCCTCGGCGCTGCTGTGGCGGTCGGGCGAGACTTCGCAGGTCACCGACGTCAAGATCATGGGCGGCGGCGGCACGCCCACCATGGATGGCAAGCCGCTAGGCGCGCTCCAGGCCCGCAGCGGCGATCCGGTGGCCGACGGCCGCTGGGACGGCCAGTACCCCAGCATTTGGGTGACCGACGGCGGCGGTGGCACGTTCGCCAATGTCTGGAGCCCGAACACCTTCGCCTCGGCCGGCTTCTACATCTCCGACACCAGTACGCCCGGGCACATCTACGAGGTGTCGGTCGAGCACCACGTGCGCAACGAGTTCGTGCTCGACAACGTCCAGAACTGGGAATTCCTGGCGCCGCAGACCGAGCAGGAGGTCGGCGACGGGCCGGACGCCGTCTCGCTGGAGGTGCGCAATTCGCGCAACATCCTGTTCGCCAACTACCATGGCTATCGGGTGACGCGGTCCTACCACCCCGCCGAAACGGCGGTGAAGCTGTTCAACTCGTCCGATATCCGATTCCGCAACGTCCATATCAACGCCGAGAGCGGCGTGGCCCTGTGCGATGCGATCGGTTGCGGCACCTATCTGCGGGCCAGCAAATATCCGTTCGAGAACGCGATCCAGGACAAGACCCGCAAGCTGGACGTCCGCGAGCGCGAATTCGCCGTGCTGGACGTCACCAACACGGCTCCGGCCGCGTCTTCGGCCAGCGACGCCAAGGTGCGGAAACTGGAGACCGGTTTCTGGTCGATCTCCGGCGCCACGGTGGACGCGGACGGCGCGCTCTATTTTGTCGAGAAGCGTTTCCAACGGATCTATCGCTGGACCCAGGCCAAGGGCCTGGAGGTGGTGCGCGACAACGCGCTGGATCCCACCAACCTGGCGGTGGATCGCTCTGGCAAGCTCCTGGTGGTGTCGTCGTTCGGCCCCCAGGCCAGCGTCTATTCGATCGATCCGAACGGCCCCAAGGACCAGATGACGCCGATCGCGCCGACGGCCTCGGCTCCGCGCGCGGGGACCCAAACGCTGCTTCCGGTCAACTGGTGGAACAACGGCGAATTCAGGGACCAGTACGACCCGGCTTCCGACCAGTTCACGACCTTGGCGCAGATGTTCGCCCGCGACGTCGGGCAACCGAAACCGCAGGAATACGTCTCGCCCGACGGCAGTATGTCATTGCCCGCCTTCCGGGTGTGGCAACAAGGTCCGCCCGACCATGTCGGCTGGCGCTGGGCTGACAGTCTGCAGGCCAATGGCTTGATCGGTGGCAAGATCGGCGAGCGGGTGTTCGTCACCAACGGCTCCGAGAACAAGACCTACAGCGGCAAGATCGGCTCGGGTGGGACGTTGACCGACCTGAAGGTGTTCGCCAACCGGGGCGGGGAGAGCGTCGCGGTCGACGCTCAGGGCCAGGTCTTTGTCGCCAACGGCCAGATCTTCAAATACGCCGCCGATGGCCGGCCGACCGGGCGCATCGACCTGCCCGAACGGCCCCTGCAGCTGATCTTCGGCGGTCCGGGTCGGCGCACCCTCTTCGTCCTGACCCACCACACGCTCTATGCTGTGACGCCATGA